The Thermostichus vulcanus str. 'Rupite' genome segment GTTCTGTTCAGGAGATAGAATTTCAATGATCCAATCTGGAGCGATAGAAAACACGTTGGCAACTTCACCATTCTGATCACGAGGGATCCGATTCCAAAGGAGAACCACAATATCAGGAACTACAGATTGATCAGCAAAAGTGCAGCGCAGCTTAGGAAATGCACGAGCAATTCGGTTAACTTTCACCACAGCATTGATAGCCGTTATTAGTTCCCCTTGGATGGCACTATGTTTCCCTTGAGGCATCGGTTTCTGGATGACTTGGCCATCTATATATTCATAAGCAGGCTTGGTTTCAGGTAACTGTAAAAACTCAGCCAAAGTCAGTGTTTTAGAAGGCGTTTGTACCATACAAGACCTACTCATCCCCTAGAAGCGGGCTACTATCTTAATCTAAGCACTCAATCAGACCCACCGACCCAAGCCAGTACCACGGGAGGCTGTTCCCTCAAAAAGAATGAGGAGTCTTGAATTTTTATCCTTTGGCTCAACCCTCCTCCTGCTTTAACTGATCCCATCCAGACACAGGGATCCCTCGATTCAATCGATCCAACACCTGCAACTGCCGATACAGCATCTCGATGCGGGGTAGGTGGATCCCAGCTTGTTGGGCATAGCGCAGGGGGTTAGCAAAAATGGCTTGCAGTTCCAGGGGGCGTTTGCGTTCGTAGTCGATTTTCATGCTGGTGCGGTAGGGAGCCATCTTTTCAGTGTTGGTCAGCATTTGCCCGATCACTGCATCGGGAATCTGGCGATGGCAGGCAGCCGCTCCCTCTACCACTTCCCTCATCAATGTTTCCGCCAAAGCACGGGCATCGGGATCCGCGATCATCTGTTGAGTATCGGCATTAAAGACCACCGATAGGCCGTTGAAAGGAATGTTCCAAACCAACTTTTGCCAGCGGGCCATCATCAAATCGGGGGAGAGGGATGTCGGGATCCCCGCCCGTTGAAAATCCGCTTGGACTTGTTCGAGGCGGGGGGTGATCCCTTGGGCAGCATAGTCGGGGCCATATTGGGCCAGCAGCACTGAGCCATAGTCCAAGTGGTGAATGTGGCCGGGGCCAACTTTGTTGGAGCTGATGAAACACAAGCCCCCGATCACCCGTTCCGCACCCACAGACTCGGCAATTTCAGGTTCCACCCCCAACCCGTTTTGCAATAGGATGACCACGCCATTCTCCGCCAATACCGGCGGGATTAATTGCGGCAGGAGGGCATTTTGGGTGGCTTTCAAAGCTACGATCACCCCTTCACAAACGGGCATATCCAGGACGGAGGAATAGGCATTCACCTGCGGCAGGTGGAAATCCCCCCAACAGGACTGCACCCGCAACCCCTTTTGGCGAACGTGCTCGTAGTCGCTGTGGAGCAGAAAATGGACCGCAAAGCCTGCCTGTTGCAGTTTGGCCCCGTAAAATCCTCCCAAAGCACCTGTACCCAACACAGCATAACGACGGGTTTCCGGCAGCAAGGACATGGTGAAGCAGTTTGGCAGGTCATCCCCAAAATACCGCACTGCGGATCCCGGTCTTGCCCCAGCCTAGCGAGGGCTTTCCTGATCTGGAGCACACAGCAACACCCCTTCCTCCCCATCGACTTCCTGTAGATGCACCCGCACAATTTGCTTCGGCTCCGTTGGCAACTGTTGGCCACAGTAATCCGGTTGAATGGGAAACTGCCGATGCCCCCGGTCAATCAATACTGCTAATCGCACCCGCTCTGGTCGTCCGAAATGGTTGAGGGCTTCCAAAGCTGCCCGAATCGTACGGCCTCGAAAAATGACATCATCCACCAGTACCACCTCTTTGCCGGTCAGGTCCCGCGGCATCTCGCTCCGGTCTGGGGTGCGCAACCTGCCACTGCCCAAATCATCCCGAAAGAAGGTAATGTCTAACTCCCCCACCTGGGGTGGGATCCCAAACCGAGCCGCCAGCTGATCCCGCAACCGATAGGCCAAAGGAACCCCGCGGGTGCGAATTCCGATCAACGCCAGCTGTTCCAAATGCGGATGATCCGCCCCAATCTCACTGGCCAGCCGATTGATCAACCTCGCCAAGTGCTCTGCATTGAGGATCTCAACTTTGGACATGGATCCCTACCGCCCCCTCACCGATAGTGCCCCGCACCTCGCCCAGCGAGTCGCAGATTCAGCCCATAAAAGGCCAAGATAGCCCAATCTACAAGCGGGATCCCCATCCGGTAGGATAAAAATAA includes the following:
- a CDS encoding Uma2 family endonuclease, with translation MVQTPSKTLTLAEFLQLPETKPAYEYIDGQVIQKPMPQGKHSAIQGELITAINAVVKVNRIARAFPKLRCTFADQSVVPDIVVLLWNRIPRDQNGEVANVFSIAPDWIIEILSPEQNQTRVIKKILHCLKHGSQMGWLIDPAERTVLVYRPKQETEIFEVPDDIIPSPPFASELKLKIKDLFAWLVE
- a CDS encoding putative 2-dehydropantoate 2-reductase, with amino-acid sequence MSLLPETRRYAVLGTGALGGFYGAKLQQAGFAVHFLLHSDYEHVRQKGLRVQSCWGDFHLPQVNAYSSVLDMPVCEGVIVALKATQNALLPQLIPPVLAENGVVILLQNGLGVEPEIAESVGAERVIGGLCFISSNKVGPGHIHHLDYGSVLLAQYGPDYAAQGITPRLEQVQADFQRAGIPTSLSPDLMMARWQKLVWNIPFNGLSVVFNADTQQMIADPDARALAETLMREVVEGAAACHRQIPDAVIGQMLTNTEKMAPYRTSMKIDYERKRPLELQAIFANPLRYAQQAGIHLPRIEMLYRQLQVLDRLNRGIPVSGWDQLKQEEG
- the pyrR gene encoding bifunctional pyr operon transcriptional regulator/uracil phosphoribosyltransferase PyrR, whose protein sequence is MSKVEILNAEHLARLINRLASEIGADHPHLEQLALIGIRTRGVPLAYRLRDQLAARFGIPPQVGELDITFFRDDLGSGRLRTPDRSEMPRDLTGKEVVLVDDVIFRGRTIRAALEALNHFGRPERVRLAVLIDRGHRQFPIQPDYCGQQLPTEPKQIVRVHLQEVDGEEGVLLCAPDQESPR